The region TCTTGCAAGGGGCTTGGATCATTGCTCAATTCAGGGCAGGAACAATTTTCGGGAGACCACCATGACCACGCCGCTGTTTCGCGATGATGCCTATCTTCGAACCTGCGAAGCCGAGGTGGTCGGGGTAAATGATCGTGGCGGCATCCTTCTCGACAGGACCGTATTTTACGCGGCTGGGGGCGGGCAGCCCGGTGATTGCGGCTATCTGGAGCTGGAAGACGGCAGCCGGATACAAATTGCCACGGCGGTCTATGACGATGACAAGAGCTCGATTGTCCATGTGCCGGCGGAAGGCCAGAGCTTGCCCGCTGCCGGAACGGCGCTCACCGCCCACATCGACTGGGCGCGGCGCTACCGGCTGATGCGCATGCATACCGCCCTGCATCTTCTGTCCGTAGCGCTGCCCTTCCCGGTGACGGGAGGACAGATCGGAGATCCCGAGGGACGGCTCGACTTCGACATGGGTGA is a window of Roseibium salinum DNA encoding:
- a CDS encoding alanyl-tRNA editing protein; this translates as MTTPLFRDDAYLRTCEAEVVGVNDRGGILLDRTVFYAAGGGQPGDCGYLELEDGSRIQIATAVYDDDKSSIVHVPAEGQSLPAAGTALTAHIDWARRYRLMRMHTALHLLSVALPFPVTGGQIGDPEGRLDFDMGDETIDKEALLEELNGLASGDHEVTMEWITDDELDANPGLVKTMSVQPPRGSGRVRLVRIGGNVDLQPCGGTHVSRTSEIGPLALGKIEKKGKQNRRVRIRLSD